The following coding sequences are from one Streptomyces angustmyceticus window:
- a CDS encoding protein kinase domain-containing protein has protein sequence MSQDGAQGQIEGRSVGGGRYQLRDLLGAGGMASVHLAYDSVLDREVAIKTLHTELGREQAFRERFRREAQSVAKLTHTNIVSVYDTGEDELDGGMVPYIVMEYVAGQPLRSDLDNDIARHGAMPTEKALKITADVLAALEVSHEMGLVHRDIKPGNVMLNKRGVVKVMDFGIARAMQSGVTSMTQTGMVVGTPQYLSPEQALGRGVDARSDLYSVGIMLFELLTGQLPFDADSPLAIAYAHVQEEPPVPSSINSSLPPAVDALVARALKKNPNERFPTSEAMRDECLRIVGSGQSGATPLIIGEGPRARTSGSSVSSAVFPTASGNLQTPAPPSVQQPYQPTQAAGFGPSTPPPPNNAYPTPAPGPVPGPVPGPVPGPAPFNSGGFQPPAYTPPPVTASMQSTGGPGRRKSNTAVIVVSAIVGVIVVTAIAIGIGLSAGSSDDEGGDLSPTSAYSDSTSASPTESVRPEDKTATILASECTNPTKSFSEKGKVLMPSFRFKNLESVKKCIAAAGWKYKIVGQEDSAIWGKNTVTNQTPAAVSWWYPSKDTTIELTISTGRSG, from the coding sequence ATGAGCCAGGACGGCGCTCAGGGCCAAATCGAGGGCCGTTCGGTCGGCGGTGGACGTTACCAGCTTCGTGATCTTCTGGGCGCCGGCGGCATGGCCTCCGTGCACCTCGCCTACGACAGCGTGCTGGATCGCGAGGTCGCGATCAAGACCCTGCACACCGAGCTCGGCCGCGAGCAGGCGTTCCGTGAGCGCTTCCGGCGCGAGGCCCAGTCCGTGGCGAAACTCACGCACACCAACATCGTCTCGGTCTACGACACCGGCGAGGACGAGCTCGACGGCGGCATGGTGCCGTACATCGTCATGGAGTACGTCGCGGGCCAGCCGCTGCGCTCGGACCTGGACAACGACATCGCCCGGCATGGCGCGATGCCGACGGAAAAAGCCTTGAAGATCACGGCCGATGTGCTGGCCGCGCTCGAGGTCAGCCATGAGATGGGCCTGGTCCACCGGGACATCAAGCCCGGAAACGTCATGCTGAACAAGCGGGGCGTCGTCAAGGTCATGGACTTCGGTATCGCCCGCGCCATGCAGTCCGGCGTGACGTCCATGACCCAGACCGGCATGGTCGTCGGCACGCCGCAGTACCTCTCGCCCGAGCAGGCCCTCGGCCGCGGGGTGGACGCCCGCTCCGACCTCTACTCCGTCGGCATCATGCTCTTCGAGCTGCTGACCGGCCAGCTGCCGTTCGACGCGGACTCCCCGCTCGCCATCGCCTACGCCCACGTCCAGGAAGAACCCCCGGTCCCGTCGAGCATCAACAGCTCGCTGCCGCCGGCCGTGGACGCGCTGGTGGCCCGTGCGCTGAAGAAGAACCCCAACGAGCGCTTCCCCACCTCCGAGGCGATGCGGGACGAGTGCCTGCGGATCGTCGGGTCCGGGCAGTCCGGCGCGACGCCGCTGATCATCGGTGAGGGCCCGCGGGCGCGCACCAGCGGCTCGTCGGTCTCCTCCGCGGTGTTCCCCACCGCCTCCGGCAACCTGCAGACCCCGGCGCCGCCGAGCGTGCAGCAGCCGTACCAGCCGACGCAGGCGGCCGGGTTCGGCCCGTCGACGCCCCCGCCGCCGAACAACGCCTACCCGACGCCCGCGCCGGGGCCCGTGCCCGGTCCTGTTCCGGGGCCCGTTCCGGGTCCGGCGCCCTTCAACTCGGGTGGCTTCCAGCCGCCGGCGTACACCCCGCCGCCCGTGACGGCCTCGATGCAGTCGACCGGCGGTCCCGGCCGGCGGAAGAGCAACACCGCCGTGATCGTCGTCTCGGCGATAGTCGGCGTGATCGTGGTGACCGCGATCGCGATCGGCATCGGTCTGAGCGCCGGCTCCAGCGACGACGAGGGCGGTGACCTCTCCCCGACGTCGGCGTACTCCGACTCCACGTCGGCGTCGCCCACCGAGAGCGTCCGGCCCGAGGACAAGACCGCGACGATCCTGGCGTCCGAGTGCACCAACCCGACCAAGAGCTTCAGCGAAAAGGGCAAGGTCCTCATGCCGTCCTTCCGCTTCAAGAACCTGGAGTCGGTGAAGAAGTGCATCGCGGCCGCCGGCTGGAAGTACAAGATCGTGGGCCAGGAGGACAGCGCGATCTGGGGCAAGAACACCGTCACCAATCAGACCCCGGCCGCCGTCAGCTGGTGGTACCCGAGCAAGGACACCACCATCGAGCTGACGATCTCGACCGGTCGTAGCGGCTGA
- a CDS encoding protein kinase domain-containing protein has protein sequence MAPTQSPQGPSDPEATGSNIPDAPEMWGNGGLVGDGRYRLTRRLGRGGMAEVFAAEDVRLGRTVAVKLLRADLAEDPVSKARFTREAQSVAGLNHHAVVAVYDSGEDLVGGNTVPYIVMELVEGHTIRDLLLNADAPPPDQALIIVSGVLEALAYSHQHGIVHRDIKPANVIITNSGAVKVMDFGIARALHGAQSTMTQTGMVMGTPQYLSPEQALGKTVDTRSDLYATGCLLYELLTLRPPFTGETPLSVVYQHVQDMPVAPSGVADTVPPELDGLVMRSLAKDPDDRFQSAEEMRGLVQYSLQMLHEQGGHTGTWSTGPVAMHEGGHHTSSLGAAATTALPHPDAGRTTAQPILTPGMRDDDGGFEGGPRPARGGRGKVWLIAALAVIAIAVGVAFALQNTGGQDKKQHTPTTQSPKPTKDDKASEEPSQEPSTPETDPGGTGGDGSTYSQPPSEQPSTPETSQPPSSQPPTSEPPTSEPPTDTGGTSDGGPTDGGTADGGTDNGGTDNGGASAGTDGGPAAGGTDAGTTTLGANG, from the coding sequence ATGGCACCGACGCAGAGCCCCCAGGGCCCGTCCGATCCTGAGGCCACCGGCTCCAATATCCCCGACGCACCGGAGATGTGGGGCAACGGCGGGCTGGTCGGCGATGGCCGCTACCGGCTCACGCGACGGCTCGGCCGCGGTGGCATGGCGGAGGTGTTCGCCGCCGAGGACGTCCGTCTCGGCCGTACCGTCGCCGTGAAGCTGCTGCGTGCCGACCTCGCCGAGGACCCGGTCTCCAAGGCCCGGTTCACGCGGGAGGCACAGTCCGTGGCCGGGCTGAACCACCACGCGGTGGTGGCGGTGTACGACTCCGGCGAGGACCTGGTCGGCGGCAACACCGTGCCGTACATCGTGATGGAGCTGGTCGAGGGCCACACCATCCGTGATCTGCTGCTCAACGCCGACGCCCCGCCGCCGGACCAGGCGCTGATCATCGTCTCCGGTGTGCTGGAGGCCCTGGCCTACAGCCACCAGCACGGCATCGTGCACCGTGACATCAAGCCCGCGAACGTGATCATCACGAACAGCGGCGCCGTGAAGGTCATGGACTTCGGCATCGCCCGTGCGCTGCACGGCGCCCAGTCCACCATGACCCAGACCGGCATGGTCATGGGCACCCCCCAGTACCTCTCCCCGGAGCAGGCGCTCGGCAAGACCGTCGACACCCGCTCCGACCTCTACGCCACCGGCTGCCTGCTCTACGAACTCCTCACGCTGCGGCCGCCGTTCACCGGCGAGACCCCGCTCTCGGTGGTCTACCAGCACGTGCAGGACATGCCGGTGGCGCCGTCCGGCGTCGCCGACACGGTGCCGCCGGAGCTGGACGGCCTGGTCATGCGGTCGCTGGCGAAGGACCCCGACGACCGGTTCCAGTCCGCCGAGGAGATGCGCGGCCTGGTCCAGTACTCGCTGCAGATGCTGCACGAGCAGGGCGGTCACACCGGCACCTGGAGCACCGGACCGGTCGCGATGCACGAGGGCGGTCACCACACCTCCTCGCTCGGTGCCGCGGCCACCACCGCGCTGCCGCACCCCGACGCCGGACGCACCACGGCGCAGCCGATCCTGACCCCCGGCATGCGGGACGACGACGGCGGCTTCGAGGGCGGCCCCCGGCCGGCCAGGGGCGGCCGGGGCAAGGTCTGGCTGATCGCGGCGCTCGCGGTGATCGCCATCGCCGTGGGTGTGGCCTTCGCGCTGCAGAACACCGGTGGCCAGGACAAGAAGCAGCACACCCCCACCACGCAGTCGCCGAAGCCGACCAAGGACGACAAGGCGAGCGAGGAGCCGAGCCAGGAGCCGAGCACGCCGGAGACCGACCCCGGCGGCACCGGCGGTGACGGCAGCACGTACAGCCAGCCGCCCAGCGAGCAGCCCAGCACGCCGGAGACCTCGCAGCCGCCGTCGTCCCAGCCGCCGACGTCGGAGCCGCCGACGTCCGAGCCGCCCACCGACACCGGCGGGACGTCCGACGGCGGCCCCACGGACGGGGGCACCGCCGACGGTGGCACCGACAACGGCGGCACCGACAACGGCGGGGCGAGCGCCGGTACGGACGGCGGGCCCGCCGCGGGCGGCACGGACGCCGGCACCACCACGCTCGGGGCGAACGGCTGA
- a CDS encoding phosphotransferase: protein MLRSSVVRTAATPDKDTLGSLLRHYTGAGAPLSCEPVAEGLLNHGYFLATTRGRYFLKHHLDGDRAALTRQHRATRRLAALGLPVAPPVADADGRTVTVLDGRCYALHPWVEGHHLSGAALTRGQSWQLGALLGLVHTTLEQVMADEPHPPRPPCADAGADPERTFEMIDELLALARGALPRTSFDELAEHRLLERRALLARLAHHRPAPGAEPPAGWVHGDFHPLNVLYRDAEPTAIVDWDRLGVQPRAEEAVRAAAIFFVRPCGTLDLAKVAAYAGAYRHTSQAGADELAAAVHRVWWERLNDFWMLTWRYQLGDRRTDPQFPAAAALAVWWTREYRAVHRAFTR, encoded by the coding sequence GTGCTGCGCTCATCTGTAGTCCGGACGGCGGCAACGCCCGACAAAGACACCCTCGGATCCCTGCTCCGCCACTACACCGGCGCCGGCGCGCCGCTGTCCTGCGAGCCCGTCGCCGAGGGCCTGCTCAACCACGGCTACTTCCTCGCCACCACCCGCGGCCGCTACTTCCTCAAACACCACCTCGACGGCGACCGCGCGGCCCTCACCCGCCAGCACCGCGCCACCCGCCGGCTCGCCGCGCTCGGCCTGCCGGTCGCCCCGCCCGTCGCCGACGCGGACGGCCGGACCGTCACCGTCCTCGACGGCCGCTGCTACGCCCTGCACCCCTGGGTCGAGGGCCATCACTTGAGCGGCGCCGCCCTGACCCGCGGCCAGTCCTGGCAGCTCGGCGCCCTGCTCGGACTCGTGCACACCACGCTGGAGCAGGTCATGGCCGACGAACCGCATCCGCCCCGGCCGCCCTGCGCGGACGCCGGAGCCGACCCCGAGCGGACCTTCGAGATGATCGACGAGCTGCTGGCCCTGGCCCGCGGCGCCCTGCCCCGCACCAGCTTCGACGAACTCGCCGAGCACCGTCTGCTCGAGCGCCGGGCCCTGCTGGCGCGGCTGGCGCACCACCGTCCGGCCCCCGGAGCGGAGCCCCCGGCGGGCTGGGTGCACGGCGACTTCCATCCGCTGAACGTGCTCTACCGGGACGCGGAGCCGACCGCGATCGTCGACTGGGACCGGCTGGGCGTCCAGCCGCGCGCCGAGGAGGCGGTGCGCGCCGCCGCGATCTTCTTCGTCCGCCCCTGCGGCACTCTGGACCTGGCGAAGGTGGCGGCGTACGCGGGCGCCTACCGCCACACCAGCCAGGCCGGCGCCGACGAGCTGGCGGCGGCCGTCCACCGGGTGTGGTGGGAGCGGCTGAACGACTTCTGGATGCTCACCTGGCGCTACCAGCTCGGCGACCGCCGCACCGATCCGCAGTTCCCGGCGGCGGCCGCCCTGGCCGTGTGGTGGACCCGCGAATACCGGGCCGTGCACCGCGCATTCACCCGCTGA
- a CDS encoding pyridoxamine 5'-phosphate oxidase family protein, with protein sequence MSTDNLRAIELLSRTPYGRVSASRRALPFTTVTRHLVLDGRLVLRLHRGYGYHQALDGSVVAYEADNVNSGERDTWSVQFTGTSRVAEPASAERALFGRTPLLADGAPFDPVFLRVEPEFVTLHCLSEVPAAHCAYSA encoded by the coding sequence ATGTCCACCGACAACCTCCGTGCGATCGAGCTGCTCAGCCGCACGCCGTACGGGCGCGTCTCGGCCAGCCGGCGGGCGCTGCCCTTCACCACCGTCACCCGCCACCTCGTCCTCGACGGGCGGCTGGTCCTGCGGCTGCACCGCGGCTACGGCTACCACCAGGCGCTGGACGGCAGCGTGGTCGCCTACGAGGCCGACAACGTCAACAGCGGCGAGCGCGACACCTGGTCGGTGCAGTTCACCGGCACCTCCCGGGTCGCCGAGCCCGCCTCCGCCGAGCGCGCGCTCTTCGGCCGCACCCCGCTGCTGGCCGACGGCGCCCCCTTCGACCCGGTCTTCCTGCGCGTCGAGCCGGAGTTCGTGACCCTGCACTGCCTGAGCGAGGTGCCCGCCGCCCACTGCGCGTACTCTGCGTAA
- a CDS encoding response regulator — protein MREDGKITVFLLDDHEVVRRGVHEMLSVEDDIEVVGEAGTAADALVRIPATRPDVAVLDVRLPDGSGVEVCREIRSQDEDIKCLMLTSFADDEALFDAIMAGAAGYVLKAIRGNELLSAVREVAAGKSLLDPVATARVLERLRDGNATKSDDRLAGLTEQERRILDLIGEGLTNRAIGERLHLAEKTIKNYVSSLLSKLGMERRSQAAAYVARRQAERH, from the coding sequence GTGCGCGAAGACGGAAAAATCACGGTATTCCTGCTCGACGACCACGAAGTGGTCCGGCGTGGCGTTCACGAAATGCTCTCCGTCGAGGACGACATCGAGGTGGTCGGCGAGGCCGGCACCGCCGCAGATGCCCTGGTCAGGATCCCGGCGACGCGCCCGGACGTCGCGGTGCTCGATGTCCGGCTGCCGGACGGGAGCGGCGTCGAGGTCTGCCGCGAGATCCGTTCGCAGGACGAGGACATCAAATGCCTGATGCTCACCTCGTTCGCGGACGACGAGGCCCTTTTCGATGCGATCATGGCCGGTGCGGCCGGATATGTCCTCAAGGCCATCCGGGGCAACGAACTCCTCTCCGCGGTCCGCGAGGTGGCGGCCGGGAAGTCCCTGCTCGACCCGGTGGCCACCGCCCGGGTGCTGGAGCGGCTGCGCGACGGCAACGCCACGAAGAGCGACGACCGGCTGGCGGGCCTCACCGAACAGGAACGCCGGATCCTCGATCTGATCGGCGAGGGTCTGACCAACCGCGCCATCGGCGAGCGGCTCCACCTCGCCGAGAAGACGATCAAGAACTATGTCTCCAGCCTGCTCTCCAAGCTCGGCATGGAGCGCCGTTCCCAGGCCGCCGCGTATGTCGCACGCCGGCAGGCGGAGCGGCACTGA
- the pdhA gene encoding pyruvate dehydrogenase (acetyl-transferring) E1 component subunit alpha, with translation MTVEGTAQRKNARGSSKRTTAKKATSAKKTSPAKTRNSGRPEQAEQDQLVQLLTPEGQRVEHPDYSIDLSADELRGLYRDMVLTRKFDAEATTLQRQGELGLWASLLGQEAAQIGSGRALRDDDYVFPTYREHGVAWCRGVDPTNLLGMFRGVNHGGWDPNSNNFHLYTIVIGSQTLHATGYAMGVQKDGADSAVIAYFGDGASSQGDVAESFTFSAVYNAPVVFFCQNNQWAISEPTEKQTRVPLYQRARGYGFPGVRVDGNDVLACLAVTKAALERARTGQGPMLVEAFTYRMGAHTTSDDPTKYREDEERAAWEAKDPILRLRTYLEAEGIVDEAYLASIDEESEALGKRVRDAVRAMPDPDDMAIFENVYADGHALVDEERAQFAAYQASFADAPVAEGN, from the coding sequence GTGACCGTGGAAGGCACTGCGCAGCGGAAAAACGCCCGCGGCAGCAGCAAGCGCACCACCGCCAAAAAGGCGACGTCGGCCAAGAAGACGTCCCCGGCCAAGACCCGGAACTCAGGTCGGCCCGAGCAGGCGGAGCAGGACCAGCTCGTACAGCTGCTGACCCCCGAAGGGCAGCGGGTCGAGCACCCGGACTACTCGATCGATCTCTCCGCCGACGAGCTGCGCGGGCTCTACCGCGACATGGTGCTGACGCGGAAGTTCGACGCCGAGGCGACCACCCTCCAGCGCCAGGGCGAACTGGGTCTGTGGGCTTCGCTGCTGGGCCAGGAGGCCGCCCAGATCGGCTCCGGGCGCGCGCTGCGCGACGACGACTACGTCTTCCCGACCTACCGCGAGCACGGTGTGGCGTGGTGCCGCGGCGTCGACCCGACGAACCTGCTGGGCATGTTCCGCGGGGTCAATCACGGTGGCTGGGACCCCAACAGCAACAACTTCCACCTCTACACCATCGTGATCGGTTCGCAGACGCTGCATGCGACCGGCTATGCGATGGGCGTGCAGAAGGACGGCGCGGATTCCGCGGTCATCGCCTATTTCGGCGACGGCGCCTCCAGCCAGGGAGATGTCGCGGAATCCTTCACCTTCTCCGCGGTCTACAACGCCCCCGTCGTGTTCTTCTGCCAGAACAACCAATGGGCGATTTCCGAACCCACCGAGAAGCAGACCCGGGTGCCGCTCTACCAGCGCGCCCGCGGTTACGGATTCCCCGGTGTACGGGTCGACGGCAATGACGTCCTCGCCTGTCTCGCGGTGACCAAGGCGGCGCTGGAGCGGGCGCGCACCGGCCAGGGCCCGATGCTCGTCGAGGCGTTCACCTACCGCATGGGCGCGCACACCACCTCCGACGACCCGACGAAGTACCGGGAGGACGAGGAGCGGGCGGCCTGGGAGGCCAAGGACCCGATCCTGCGGCTGCGGACGTACCTGGAGGCCGAGGGCATCGTCGACGAGGCGTACCTCGCCTCGATCGACGAGGAGAGCGAGGCCCTGGGCAAGCGGGTCCGCGACGCCGTCCGTGCCATGCCCGACCCGGACGACATGGCGATCTTCGAGAATGTCTACGCCGACGGGCACGCGCTCGTCGATGAGGAGCGCGCGCAGTTCGCCGCGTACCAGGCGTCGTTCGCCGACGCCCCCGTCGCGGAGGGGAACTGA
- a CDS encoding alpha-ketoacid dehydrogenase subunit beta → MAVFEKITIAKAINESLRASMEADPKVLVMGEDVGKLGGVFRVTDGLQKDFGEERVIDTPLAESGIVGTAIGMALRGYRPVVEIQFDGFVFPAYDQIVTQLAKMHARALGKVKVPVVIRIPYAGGIGAVEHHSESPEALFAHVAGLKIVTPSNSSDAYWMLQQAIAGDDPVIYFEPKRRYHDKSRLDTESIPDPLHKARIARTGTDLTLAAYGPMVKVCQDVANVAAEEGKSLEVVDLRSLSPIDFDTVQSSVEKTGRLVVVHEAPVFFGAGAEIAARITERCFYHLEAPVLRVGGFHSPYPPSRLEDEYLPGLDRVLDAVDRALAY, encoded by the coding sequence ATGGCCGTCTTCGAGAAGATCACCATCGCCAAGGCGATCAACGAATCGCTGCGGGCCTCCATGGAGGCCGACCCCAAGGTCCTCGTCATGGGCGAGGACGTCGGCAAGCTCGGCGGCGTCTTCCGGGTGACCGACGGCCTGCAGAAGGACTTCGGCGAGGAGCGGGTCATCGACACCCCGCTCGCCGAGTCCGGCATCGTCGGCACCGCGATCGGCATGGCGCTGCGCGGCTACCGCCCGGTCGTCGAGATCCAGTTCGACGGCTTCGTCTTCCCCGCCTACGACCAGATCGTCACCCAGCTCGCGAAGATGCACGCCCGCGCGCTGGGCAAGGTCAAGGTGCCGGTCGTCATCCGCATCCCGTACGCGGGCGGCATCGGCGCGGTCGAGCACCACTCCGAGTCCCCCGAGGCGCTGTTCGCGCATGTCGCCGGACTCAAGATCGTCACCCCCTCGAACTCCTCCGACGCCTACTGGATGCTCCAGCAGGCCATCGCGGGCGACGACCCGGTCATCTACTTCGAGCCCAAGCGCCGCTACCACGACAAGTCGCGGCTGGACACCGAGTCGATCCCCGACCCCCTGCACAAGGCCCGGATCGCCCGGACCGGCACCGACCTCACCCTGGCCGCCTACGGCCCGATGGTGAAGGTCTGCCAGGACGTCGCCAACGTCGCCGCCGAGGAGGGCAAGTCGCTCGAGGTCGTCGACCTGCGCTCGCTCTCCCCGATCGACTTCGACACCGTGCAGTCGTCGGTGGAGAAGACCGGCCGGCTGGTCGTCGTCCACGAGGCCCCGGTCTTCTTCGGCGCGGGTGCGGAGATCGCCGCCCGGATCACCGAGCGGTGCTTCTACCACCTGGAGGCCCCGGTCCTGCGGGTCGGCGGGTTCCATTCCCCGTATCCGCCCTCCCGTCTGGAGGACGAGTACCTCCCGGGGCTGGACCGGGTGCTCGACGCCGTCGACCGTGCGTTGGCGTACTGA
- a CDS encoding dihydrolipoamide acetyltransferase family protein translates to MTASTAQAQRFREFKMPDVGEGLTEAEILKWYVQPGDTVTDGQVVCEVETAKAAVELPIPYDGVVHELNFGEGVTVDVGTVIISVDTDPGAGPAAAPAAQPAPQEAAASPEEEAEPQGRQAVLVGYGAAPSSTKRRARKPQAGVPAQPEPARAALQAELNGRAAAAPAAAPVAPVANGTGAGQAGRPLAKPPVRKLAKDLGIDLAAVAPTGPGGLITREDVHAAAAPAVASVAAPAEPAGQVSAAPESVPAEHGVVDAAARERRVPVKGVRKATAQAMVASAFTAPHVTEFITVDVTRTMKLVQELKQDPDMAGLRVNPLLLVAKAFLVAIKRHPEVNAAWDEARQEIVYKDYVNLGIAAATPRGLIVPNIKDAGVKTLPQLAAELGDLVATARDGKTSPAAMTGGTVTITNVGVFGVDTGTPILNPGESAILAFGAVKLQPWVHKGKVKARQVTTLALSFDHRLIDGELGSKLLADVAALLERPKRLITWG, encoded by the coding sequence ATGACTGCAAGTACCGCCCAGGCCCAGCGCTTCCGCGAGTTCAAGATGCCCGACGTGGGCGAGGGGCTCACCGAGGCCGAGATCCTCAAGTGGTACGTCCAGCCCGGCGACACCGTCACCGACGGCCAGGTCGTCTGTGAGGTCGAGACCGCCAAGGCCGCCGTGGAACTGCCCATCCCCTACGACGGGGTGGTGCACGAGCTGAACTTCGGCGAGGGCGTCACCGTCGACGTCGGCACCGTCATCATCTCCGTGGACACCGATCCCGGAGCCGGGCCCGCCGCGGCACCGGCTGCGCAGCCGGCGCCGCAGGAGGCCGCCGCCTCCCCGGAGGAGGAGGCCGAGCCGCAGGGCCGGCAGGCGGTGCTGGTCGGCTACGGCGCCGCGCCGTCCTCGACCAAGCGCCGGGCGCGCAAGCCCCAGGCGGGGGTGCCGGCCCAGCCGGAGCCCGCGCGCGCCGCGCTCCAGGCGGAGCTGAACGGGCGGGCCGCCGCCGCACCGGCCGCTGCTCCCGTGGCGCCGGTCGCGAACGGCACGGGTGCCGGGCAGGCCGGCCGGCCGCTGGCCAAGCCGCCGGTGCGCAAGCTCGCCAAGGACCTCGGCATCGACCTGGCGGCGGTCGCCCCGACCGGTCCGGGCGGCCTCATCACCCGTGAGGACGTCCATGCCGCCGCCGCGCCTGCGGTGGCGTCCGTGGCCGCACCGGCCGAGCCCGCCGGGCAGGTCTCCGCCGCCCCGGAAAGCGTCCCGGCCGAGCACGGCGTCGTCGATGCCGCCGCCCGCGAGCGGCGGGTGCCGGTCAAGGGCGTACGCAAGGCCACCGCGCAGGCCATGGTCGCCAGCGCCTTCACCGCGCCGCACGTCACGGAGTTCATCACCGTCGATGTGACCCGCACGATGAAGCTGGTCCAGGAGCTCAAGCAGGACCCCGACATGGCCGGGCTGCGGGTCAACCCGCTGCTGCTCGTCGCCAAGGCCTTCCTGGTCGCCATCAAGCGTCACCCGGAGGTCAACGCCGCCTGGGACGAGGCGCGGCAGGAGATCGTCTACAAGGACTACGTCAACCTCGGGATCGCGGCGGCCACCCCGCGCGGGCTGATCGTCCCGAACATCAAGGACGCCGGGGTCAAGACGCTCCCCCAGCTCGCCGCGGAACTGGGCGACCTGGTCGCCACCGCCCGCGACGGCAAGACGTCCCCGGCGGCGATGACCGGTGGCACGGTCACCATCACCAATGTCGGCGTCTTCGGCGTCGACACCGGTACGCCGATCCTCAATCCGGGGGAGTCGGCGATCCTCGCCTTCGGAGCGGTCAAGCTCCAGCCGTGGGTCCACAAGGGCAAGGTGAAGGCGCGTCAGGTCACCACCCTCGCGCTGTCCTTCGACCACCGGCTCATCGACGGCGAGCTGGGCTCCAAGCTGCTCGCGGATGTGGCGGCTCTGCTGGAACGGCCCAAGCGCCTGATCACCTGGGGCTGA
- a CDS encoding VOC family protein, which translates to MNQHRSGTIPAPQVWPTLRAHDAHALIRFLVEAFGFEETVVHGEGERVEHAQLSWPEGGGIMLGSVRDADEDRWPLRPGTFGAYVVTDHPDDLCARARAAGAEITDELSDTGYGSRGFGARDPEGNRWSFGTYRGEPRKA; encoded by the coding sequence ATGAACCAGCACCGGTCCGGCACCATCCCCGCACCGCAGGTATGGCCGACGCTGCGGGCCCACGACGCCCACGCCCTGATCCGTTTCCTGGTCGAGGCGTTCGGCTTCGAGGAGACCGTGGTCCACGGCGAGGGGGAACGCGTCGAGCACGCCCAGCTCTCCTGGCCGGAGGGCGGCGGGATCATGCTCGGTTCCGTCCGGGACGCGGACGAGGACCGCTGGCCGCTGCGGCCGGGGACGTTCGGGGCCTATGTGGTCACCGACCACCCCGACGACCTGTGTGCCCGCGCCCGGGCGGCCGGCGCGGAGATCACCGATGAGCTCTCCGACACCGGGTACGGGTCGCGGGGCTTCGGCGCCCGCGACCCGGAGGGCAACCGCTGGTCGTTCGGTACCTATCGCGGCGAGCCGCGGAAGGCGTAG
- a CDS encoding GNAT family N-acetyltransferase — MSSEMIIRRYRASDQGVVTDLWSRAVERAHPFPDGEGRGERARVLRERDLAGAESWVAEREGVVVGLLGPLRGGSAGGDGNRASVGGLFVAPEAQGSGVGSKLLEHAAASHGALSLEVFEGNDAARGFFAHLGFTERGRRTDAETGRPLIALERAAPLKSVGWLHVRDGRLLSVRTRGNDTFYLPGGKYEPGETAREALSRELGEELGLVVPAEELSEAFVIHDVAHGKNGRRLHMTCFTGGPQDIVPAPGREIAEFAWFDRREARERCAPAHSQVVNRLIAQGRMPG, encoded by the coding sequence ATGAGCAGCGAAATGATCATCCGGCGTTACCGGGCATCCGACCAGGGCGTGGTCACCGATCTGTGGTCCCGTGCGGTGGAGCGGGCGCATCCGTTCCCCGACGGGGAGGGCCGGGGCGAACGGGCCCGGGTCCTCCGTGAGAGGGACCTCGCCGGGGCGGAGAGCTGGGTCGCCGAGCGCGAGGGCGTCGTCGTCGGGCTCCTCGGGCCGTTACGCGGCGGGTCCGCCGGCGGGGACGGCAACAGGGCCTCGGTCGGCGGGCTGTTCGTGGCGCCCGAGGCCCAAGGGAGCGGTGTAGGGAGCAAGTTGCTGGAGCATGCGGCGGCGTCGCACGGTGCGCTGTCGCTGGAGGTCTTCGAGGGGAACGACGCCGCCCGCGGCTTCTTCGCGCATCTGGGCTTCACGGAGCGCGGGCGGCGGACGGACGCGGAGACCGGCCGTCCGCTGATCGCCCTGGAGCGTGCCGCGCCGCTGAAGTCGGTGGGCTGGCTGCATGTGCGCGACGGGCGGCTGCTGAGCGTACGGACGCGGGGGAACGACACGTTCTATCTCCCGGGCGGCAAGTACGAGCCCGGGGAGACCGCGCGGGAGGCGCTGTCGCGTGAGCTCGGTGAGGAGCTCGGCCTGGTGGTGCCCGCCGAGGAGCTGTCGGAGGCGTTCGTCATCCATGACGTCGCCCATGGCAAGAACGGGCGGCGGCTGCATATGACCTGCTTCACCGGCGGGCCCCAGGACATCGTGCCGGCCCCCGGCCGGGAGATCGCCGAGTTCGCCTGGTTCGACCGCCGGGAGGCGCGTGAGCGCTGTGCCCCCGCCCATTCGCAGGTCGTGAACCGTCTGATCGCGCAGGGGCGGATGCCGGGCTGA